Genomic segment of Hydra vulgaris chromosome 11, alternate assembly HydraT2T_AEP:
CAAACgcataaaaatgcaaatatctcGATAAGAAGAAGTGCTTATATATTGGTTACATGTATTTGGAACGAGACTAACACTTTGAATCCGAGAAAAtcgaaaatatgtttttaaacttattttttctctCAGAAATATAcgtattttgtaaataaaaaatgttcttgtACAAAACGTCAGATGAAACAAATGTTAAAGATTGATGAGGTATTTCTAGATAAGATTTGCTTTTTGGGCTGGATTAGATAACAcctaaataataacaaaaaaataagttttaatttcttcttgCGCCGCCAAAGTATATGtttaaaattgagaaaattttataaaagtaggagagaaaataataaatgcgAAAAACGCAAGTAatcttaacttttaaaaatgattttgttgaCAAACAAGACTGTTTGTTTAAAGTATGAGTTATTTAATCTTtggtaaataaaacttaagaaagttttatttaccAAAGATTAAATTacgaagtaaaaaaaaatgcatcaagttataaaaaaataaaattttttgaaagttttaaacttaattttagaaATGCCGAATAaccgtaaaaaaaaatctaaaaaaattaaagatgaagAGCAGGTACCTACTTGTATACAACTCAAatggttttattattgtttaattggATTAGTTGCTTTCGCCATGTCGcgtttttttatttcgaataaTTCAGGATTGGTGCATAATCAAGCAAGTAGCGTGACAAATAATAGTACACCAAGAAGTTCAAGTTTACTTGAACAAATCCAAATGCGATCCTTAGAGGTTGATGGAAGAAATTTGACTCCCAGAGAGGTCCAAAGTAATAGCAAAAAAGTCAAAGTGTTTATTGTTGACAATTTTTTGTCTAACTTGGAGTGCGATGGCATTTCAAGTATTCAtcttaaagtaattaaaagcgCTGAAGCATTTTCGCCTATCTTTTGTTTTTCCGGAATAAgttcttttagaaaatatttgcaTGATTCTGGATATATAGCACATGTTTCAGAGAATGATTTTACTGAAGGCACCACATGCATCAATGAAACATTTTCAGAGAATATtcgaagaaaatttaaatacagTTATAGTACTTCTTTCTATAATGGTGAAAGTGAATTTTCACACACGCTTCAGAAAAGATTAGAAAGTGTTTCAAATTTGCTGCAAACCCACGGTGGAAAATATCAGGTGACGTCGTATCCAGAAGGAGTTGGtagttaattagtttttttattattattataattataataattattattactattattattgatcCGTAGTTGTAACCGTTATGAAGCAAATCGCACTTTAAAATTCTTCGCTGTTGTCTATAAAAAGGCACCAATCATTAGGTCGGTAGTTTTCAAAACCCATCTGTTGCAAAATACCACCAACATTGTTATAATAGACTAAATcctttttttgagaaaaatactGTAACAGATTCTTTTTTGGGGTACAATTAAAAGTGATGTTGGTTTCCAGAATTAGCAaaatttctcttttaaacaagatactaaagtttaaaagtcattttttggtAAGTTAAGGTCTCTTACTATGTCATTTAGTTCTTTCGGATTAAATGGTTGAGGTTTTGAAAAGCTACATTTGTAGTCTGGATTAGAGTCTTCACTTGGCGTATTATTTTCAGGTTCACAAAGATTTGGGTTATCAGAGGATTTAGTTGTGATGGATTGTACCTTACTTGATTTTGATTTAGCAAAAGATAAGTTAGTATATTCTGTTGAGCAGAAGATAAGTTAGTATACGACCACTTAAATTCAATTACCAGGGTTAATTCCGTTTATTTTAACAACGCAGAAATAACGATTGTCATGGTAATTTCTCGCCAAATCATGGGTTTTACGAACTGTATTGTATCCCTTTTTCCACTAGAACATAAATTAAGTATTAACAGTACGCAATTTTTACAAAGTCTTATATTGGTTTtcgatatttttcaaatatatactCGCCACGTATATAGCAAAAACAACCTGGACTAAGCATACAGCATCTTCTTGACAAACtcatatttaaaacaacaagaaaatatatgttaatgtcctaaaaaaaatagaagttgaaggtaaaaaaatagtAGTTAAAATAACCAGGCAAAAAAGTTACTGACCGAAATGTCTATTTAAGGCAGTAGCTCTTGTTTTCgagtttatatttgttattttttgtatacaaagtaaaagattttaggGTTGCATCGAGATACGAAGCTATGAACTTTTATAGATTTATGCTAATAAAACTAACTTTCACAAACAAATGTACACTAATTTGCCtttggatattttttaaataaatttctgaaaatttatgCACATAAtcatagttttttcaaaaaatcaaaacaattaataaatctCAAAGGGTGAGGGTgaacaagtttttgtttttttttatttaagtttaggCTAAAAAAAGTGACAAAGTACTGAATTAACAAGGCATTTAGGTACTGAAAAACTAGTTATTtcaagaacattttttatttcaacacaATCAAATATACAATTTGTACAATTATTTATGctcattttgttgaaaaaatgtgaTTTCGAAACTATATTTTGCTATGGcgctattttaaagttataaaaaaatatattttgcaatagCTATCCTATATTTaaactgtattttttattttgctggAATGTAGAACTTTATTCATTGAAATGTATGTAAATTACCTAGTGTTACGCAATTGTAAAAGTGAAATGtcttttagtatataaaaagtttcaaattgtaaaacttatgaTTCAAACTCATAAGTAAACAGCTTTAAAATGGTATTCAATTGATTTCATTAGCATCAGAGAAAAAAGAGCtttaatcaatttataaaattcatattgttgtattttcattaaaattaattttggtacatttttttttgaaagaagtgtataattaataacaactcgGAAACTGTTATGCaacttaattataataatgatttataatattgataatattttagcttttttacaTAGTTTATCACCTTCTGATGATACTCTCCAACCCCCATACCTTTTATGAGAAAAGACCCCCCTCATATTTGTAGAATAGCTTCTGGATGTGgtccataaattacatcacGCTCTAGGGGTTTTTTAACAGagtaattaaagtatttttaaaatgtctaaattatataaatctagttcactaaaaacaaaatagaaaaaaacataaatatttactGCCGGATGGTCACAAGCAGATGAAATTGCTATTCGTAGAAGCACCTATGGTGTCACATGATAATAGTATTGCAGACAGTCACAGTCAATGTGAAAGTAAAACAGTTACATCAATATCATGTTATCATagtgttacaaaaataaaggaTTAGTGattacaaaaacttttgattacaaaacaaaaaaaagggtTGGTGTAGTTGTACACTAATCCTAGGATATTCACTGAGATTCAGTCTGATtcatttgcaaaaattattattataatttattattgtttcaatattattttgagtattttttgcCAGTTTTAACTGTTAATTATGGGACCTTTTAGCTCAGTAGACTTTagacatgtttatatatagtttcatttttatttttattatttcattttatttttatttttattattctaagttttgattttagaaTTCAGATTCTGTATAACAGACTTATCAAAACATGAAACGTCATTGAACAATACCAATTTAGTTTAAGTGTTTTTCCGTTGTTCCGTTCGTAGTGGCCTGGAAACATTACTTGATGATTAGCGGCAGAAACAAATTATAAGAAGTTGATAAATATTGAAACTATTGATTTTATTACGTGGTCGGTAAACAAAATTTGGTATTATGGGGACATTAAAACGAGGCTACATAAAACTGGTCTAAACGAGGCTAATCTGTTCCAGAGTAACTTTTTGGAAATGGTTAAGCTTGTTGCTAAACATGCCTCAACACTTTTTAACCATTTACAGTATTGTAAACaggcaagttttaaaaaaaaattgcaatgaggAAACAAAAGCAGCAGAACTATGACACGACTGGAGTGGTTATGGTCGAGGCATTATGGTGACAATGGGTTcgaaaataacaataaacaaaacaatgaaaatagtTGGTGTATTAATATAAACCAAAAAAGCAGGTATTATTAAAAGAGCTAGAGTGGTTTTATTAGAATTGGATTCTTTTTTAGATCAATTGTGTAACTGTGCACAATATATTCTCGATGGAGGCATTTTACAGTTAACTTCACAGTATCAGGCAATGATAAACTCCGTCGTCTTAAAAAATAGATTCAacaagataaagtaaaaaaattacagtacTGAAAGTAGTGGTGTGACAAAATAGATTTACTCCGTTACAATACTTCGTTACTTTTTGCAGTACTTCTACGTGTAACGAGTTACATTTACAACGTagtacttttacttttactttcgTTACTTTTCAGACTTGCTTACCTTATAACaagttaattttagaaaaatagtacaaaagcacttttacaaaaatactttgAACTTTATTTGTTCGAATGAATTGAACAATAGGCACAATACCACAAAACCAGTACCTGTACCGATTGACGTTAGAGTCCACCCATGCGTCAAGACGTAACGCTACATTTTGAATACATTAGAAACGCAACCTAAATA
This window contains:
- the LOC100198447 gene encoding uncharacterized protein LOC100198447 isoform X2, whose translation is MPNNRKKKSKKIKDEEQVPTCIQLKWFYYCLIGLVAFAMSRFFISNNSGLVHNQASSVTNNSTPRSSSLLEQIQMRSLEVDGRNLTPREVQSNSKKVKVFIVDNFLSNLECDGISSIHLKVIKSAEAFSPIFCFSGISSFRKYLHDSGYIAHVSENDFTEGTTCINETFSENIRRKFKYSYSTSFYNGESEFSHTLQKRLESVSNLLQTHGGKYQVTSYPEGVGYKSHTDCSLDSKILNDRYATILIYLQDVKEGGETVFSKLGIRIKPKKGSLVIWNNMDASGYCLLLSTHEAAKVIKGKKYILQRWYYYKRFESLGLRLPEPKLPNRKIGQPRITCDHYEEGSCRWYDEWDYQHLIQHTKT